A portion of the Podospora pseudoanserina strain CBS 124.78 chromosome 2, whole genome shotgun sequence genome contains these proteins:
- a CDS encoding hypothetical protein (EggNog:ENOG503Q4MJ; COG:S): MPSTTSSNLSPPPSVHSTLQLPGASDPYRLPTWSSGPGLVRDPRMSSTQSLVSSTAGLSMEEHGQPRRRKLLVIYIHGFMGNDSSFRSFPAHVHAFLKEALAETHIIHTKIYPRYKTYKSIEVACENFSKWLMPHESPTTDVVLVGHSMGGLLAADIVLLPRHDAPPSGGPPFRHRILGSISLDAPLLGLHPGIVVSGIASLFRPSPPPPTALDRTSSDSVIPRDIAPSPSGRLSPDASIYEKIRPPSGAPSPTLGQYPFPSPPAAPEPDPTYNPTFFNDVAFIDRGWIKNIAHFAQKHKQENLFEAAASHIVSHLEFGGCLADWNGLKTRYKRLRQLEDIDDIAHPELGPRVRFVNYYTVSTGIPKKPRKPGNADNGLLRPSTSSPIQSGVSTPRISIEDHSDAGRAAEILQVLDPTPIPEEEPLEEELQKEESSSPTPPEPTQPPPPPPEDDTLPPIPDEPTPPTPPDLDSLPDKETRKQAEKAYKQTKKTYEEAVKSRSRAIKAREKAIAQKAKEEEKLRAQKAKEAEKQAKAEAKAREKEERLRQKEQDRQQRNKLHKTSSLDQQEEDDEEAGGKKRLGKFCLLPRERDDKCWVQVYMRDVDEVGAHCGLFFDTAPHYELLVGDVGEMVAGWVREDGTRRVVLGEEGEDLD; this comes from the exons atgccatcaaccacaagcTCGAAcctatcaccaccaccgtctgtGCACTCAACCCTCCAGCTGCCAGGTGCGTCTGATCCCTACAGGTTGCCAACATGGTCATCTGGTCCGGGTCTGGTCCGCGATCCCCGCATGTCTTCGACACAGTCATTGGTGTCCTCGACGGCGGGGTTGAGTATGGAGGAGCATGGCCAACCAAGGAGGCGCAAGTTGCTGGTCATCTACATCCACGGCTTCATGGGCAATGATTCGTCATTCCGCTCGTTTCCCGCACACGTGCATGCTTTTCTCAAGGAGGCACTGGCCGAGACTCATATCATTCACACCAAGATCTACCCCCGGTACAAGACATACAAGTCTATCGAGGTGGCCTGCGAGAACTTCAGCAAGTGGCTGATGCCTCATGAATCGCCCACCACCGACGTGGTATTGGTAGGGCATTCCATGGGAGGGCTTTTGGCTGCCGATATTGTCTTGTTG CCAAGACATGACGCACCACCAAGCGGAGGACCTCCTTTCCGTCACCGGATCCTAGGGAGCATTTCTCTCGACGCTCCCTTACTTGGCCTTCACCCTGGTATCGTTGTATCCGGCATCGCCAGTCTCTTCAggccctcacctccaccccctaCAGCACTAGATAGGACATCTTCAGACTCAGTGATACCCAGGGATAttgcaccatcaccatcaggtCGTCTATCTCCCGATGCCTCAATCTACGAGAAAATACGGCCTCCCTCAGGGGCACCTTCCCCTACACTCGGACAGTATCCCTTCCCATCTCCACCTGCAGCCCCAGAACCGGACCCAACCTACAACCCAACGTTCTTCAACGACGTCGCCTTCATCGATCGCGGCTGGATCAAGAACATAGCCCACTTTGCCCAAAAACACAAGCAAGAGAACCTCTTtgaagcagcagccagccacaTCGTCTCTCATCTTGAATTCGGCGGCTGCCTCGCCGATTGGAACGGCCTAAAGACCAGGTACAAAAGACTCCGTCAACTAGAAGACATTGACGACATAGCCCACCCCGAACTCGGCCCCAGAGTCAGATTCGTAAACTACTACACCGTCTCCACCGGCATCCCAAAGAAGCCACGAAAACCCGGCAACGCCGACAATGGCCTCCTCAGACCGTCAACCTCGTCACCGATACAATCAGGGGTGTCCACCCCCAGGATTTCGATAGAAGACCACAGCGATGCAGGCAGAGCTGCAGAGATTCTTCAGGTCTTGGACCCAACACCAATCCCTGAAGAAGAACCCCTGGAGGAAGAACTGCAAAAAGAGGAATCTTCCTCCCCGACACCACCAGaaccaacccagccaccaccacctccaccagaagatgacaccctcccccccatcccagaTGAACCAACCCCACCTACCCCCCCGGATCTTGATTCCCTCCCCGACAAAGAAACCCGTAAACAAGCAGAAAAGGCTTACAAGCAGACCAAAAAGACATACGAAGAAGCGGTCAAATCCCGGTCCAGAGCCATAAAAGCCCGGGAGAAGGCCATTGCTCAAaaagccaaagaagaagaaaagctcCGAgcccaaaaagccaaagagGCGGAAAAGCAAGCCAAAGCCGAGGCGAAAGCccgagaaaaggaagagagaCTACGCCAAAAGGAGCAGGACCGTCAGCAGAGGAATAAACTCCACAAAACCTCCTCTTTGgatcaacaagaagaagatgatgaagaagcagGTGGGAAGAAACGGCTCGGGAAATTCTGCCTTTTGCCTAGGGAACGGGACGACAAGTGCTGGGTTCAGGTCTACATGCGGGATGTGGACGAGGTGGGGGCTCATTGTGGACTGTTTTTTGACACGGCGCCGCATTATgagctgctggtgggggatgtgggggagatggtggctggttgggtgagggaggatgggacgAGAAGggttgttttgggggaggagggcgaggattTGGATTAG
- the ROX3 gene encoding RNA polymerase II holoenzyme/mediator subunit (EggNog:ENOG503P38Z; COG:K), with product MSFHPQTPQSPSQFSPGTSDQNMSMSSSMTSITTALPTPAHSVNGSTLPTDASQDVVMGGDSPHKRKRAFDDLGDRQQKKVHSEGRKLGIDDLHLDVGEKYLLCRTPHPTPRPHVSEDLFELYGLGPLADSVARVLPNGEKNAIRKTYKGFIKKLGVQGHFDSVKQDPHREDSMLWLMQVPEDVWDARYVRGKDIHHGFNPEVKSKLMRATTMSKGVVPKSVWDSSVLGEIGPGKGDRAMSSARPTAPNTPLNLGGSQQPRIKVGTPVAAQDRAKRAVKKRSYGDSSFEGYGEGFPDDDTGAASGYSTGEGDMASGNKRRKKTHGVSQAHPQARQPVYGAGT from the exons ATGTCCTTCCACCCTCAGACTCCGCAAAGCCCCTCGCAATTCTCTCCTGGCACGAGCGACCAGAATATGAGCATGAGCAGCTCCATGACCTCCATCACGACCGCTCTGCCGACTCCTGCCCACAGCGTAAACGGAAGCACACTACCCACCGACGCCTCCCAGGACGTCGTCATGGGCGGAGACTCCCCCCACAAGCGCAAGCGAGCCTTTGATGATCTCGGCGATAGAcagcagaagaaggtgcACAGCGAGGGCCGCAAACTTGGTATTGATGACCTGCACCTTGATGTGGGCGAGAAATACCTCCTTTGCAGAACTC CCCATCCTACGCCGCGCCCGCATGTGTCGGAAGATCTCTTTGAGCTCTACGGCTTGGGACCTCTTGCCGACTCGGTAGCCCGCGTGCTTCCGAACGGTGAGAAGAATGCGATCAGGAAGACGTACAAGGGcttcatcaagaagctcggCGTTCAAGGCCACTTCGACTCGGTCAAGCAAGATCCCCACCGCGAGGATAGCATGCTCTGGTTGATGCAGGTGCCCGAGGATGTTTGGGATGCAAGATACGTCAGGGGCAAGGATATTCACCATGGATTCAACCCCGAGGTCAAGAGCAAGCTGATGCGTGCTACGACTATGAGCAAGGGTGTCGTTCCCAAGAGTGTCTGGGACAGCTCGGTCTTGGGCGAGATTGGCCCCGGCAAGGGCGACAGAGCCATGTCTTCTGCCAGACCTACCGCACCCAACACCCCGCTCAACCTTGGAGGGTCTCAACAGCCTCGTATCAAGGTTGGCACTCCGGTCGCTGCCCAGGATAGGGCCAAGCGTGCCGTCAAGAAGAGAAGCTACGGTGACAGCAGCTTCGAAGGCTACGGCGAAGGCTTTCCAGACGATGACACAGGCGCTGCGTCAGGCTACTCTACTGGAGAGGGTGATATGGCGTCTGGGAACAAGCGCAGAAAAAAG ACTCATGGAGTCTCACAGGCCCATCCTCAAGCCCGGCAACCGGTCTATGGCGCTGGAACTTAG
- the AFG3 gene encoding AAA ATPase afg3 (COG:O; MEROPS:MER0002605; EggNog:ENOG503NV7Y), whose translation MLEDIQEFQAQQEEVEEERRKRAEREARSVSFESRKPGEKEEGEKQDGEGKQDGEGKQDGEGKQKGQQRKRGTPPPRPGFQLSDTMSWVVGAILLYPLLSLFMGGDNSREITWQELRRTFLDKGLVKKLIVDHDRVKVELDREAVNSVYPGSTAGKPGFHYYFTIGSIDAFERRLDEAQQELGIPTSDRIPVSYASESNFSNLLIAFGPTLMIMGLLIWSARRAGAGMGGGGSGVFGFGKSKAKEFNHDAAVKVKFADVAGMDEAKTEIMEFVSFLKSPERFQRLGAKIPRGAILSGPPGTGKTLLAKATAGESQVPFYSVSGSEFVEMFVGVGASRVRDLFSTARKNAPCIVFIDEIDAVGKSRSEGGGFRGGGNDERESTLNQILTEMDGFNTSEQVVVLAGTNRPDILDKALMRPGRFDRHIHIDRPTMKGRQEIFKVHLKKILTNEDLTYLTGRLAALTPGFAGADIANAVNEAALIAARANASSVAMIHFEQAIERVIGGLERKSLVLDPEEKRTVAYHEAGHAVCGWYFRWADPLLKVSIIPRGQGALGYAQYLPATDAYLMSTNQLMDRMAMTLGGRVSEELHFPTVTTGASDDFKKVTHMATTMVTQWGMSKKLGPLHFNNDENQLKKPFAESTAQMIDAEVRRIVDEAYKQCKDLLSARKKEVGIVAEELLKKEVLSRDDLVRLLGPREWPEKEEFSKYFDGKGGKGTAAPPFPTESTDTPGGPEPAMKEHEEGEEKR comes from the exons ATGCTAGAGGATATTCAGGAGTTTCAGGcacagcaggaggaggtcgaggaggagaggaggaagagggcggagagggaagCGAGGAGTGTGAGTTTTGAGAGTAGGAAGcctggggagaaggaggagggggagaagcaggatggggaggggaagcaggatggggaagggaagcaggatggggaggggaagcagAAGGGACAGcaaaggaagagggggacgCCACCGCCTAGACCGGGATTCCAGCTGTCGGACACCATGAgctgggtggtgggtgcTATTTTGCTGTATCCCCTGCTGTCGCTGTTTATGGGTGGGGATAACTCTAGGGAGATCACCTGGCAGGAGCTGCGGAGGACGTTTTTGGACAAGGGCTTGGTCAAGAAGCTGATTGTTGATCACGACCGGGTCAAGGTTGAGCTGGATAGGGAGGCGGTCAACTCTGTTTACCCTGGGTCTACTGCTGGCAAGCCTGGGTTTCATTACTACTTCACCATTGGCTCTATTGATGCCTTTGAGAGGAGACTGGACGAGGCGCAGCAGGAACTGGGGATCCCGACCTCGGACAGGATACCGGTCTCGTATGCCTCTGAGAGCAACTTCAGCAACTTGTTGATTGCTTTTGGGCCGACGTTGATGATCATGGGTCTGTTGATCTGGTCGGCGAGACGGGCCGGTGCTGgtatgggtggtggtgggagcggCGTCTTTGGTTTCGGCAAGAGCAAGGCCAAAGAGTTCAACCATGATGCGGCTGTCAAGGTCAAGTTTGCGGATGTGGCGGGTATGGATGAGGCCAAGACGGAGATTATGGAGTTtgtgagcttcttgaagtcGCCGGAGCGGTTCCAGAGGCTGGGTGCCAAGATCCCGAGGGGTGCGATCTTGTCTGGTCCGCCCGGTACTGGCAAGACGCTTTTGGCCAAAGCCACGGCTGGCGAATCTCAGGTGCCGTTTTATTCTGTCAGTGGCTCCGAGTTCGTCGAGATGtttgtcggtgttggtgcctCGAGGGTTCGGGATCTGTTTTCGACCGCGAGAAAGAACGCTCCCTGCATCGTCTTTATCGATGAGATTGATGCGGTTGGAAAGTCCCGTTcggagggcggcggcttcAGGGGCGGTGGCAACGACGAACGGGAGTCGACGCTGAACCAGATCTTGACCGAGATGGACGGCTTCAACACCTCGGAGCAGGTTGTTGTGTTGGCCGGCACGAACAGACCTGACATTCTCGACAAGGCTCTGATGCGTCCTGGCCGTTTTGACAGACATATCCACATTGATCGGCCGACGATGAAGGGTCGTCAGGAGATTTTCAAGGTGCATCTTAAGAAGATTCTGACGAATGAGGATTTGACCTACTTGACTGGTCGGTTGGCCGCGTTGACTCCTGGGTTTGCCGGAGCTGACATTGCCAATGCGGTCAACGAGGCTGCTCTTATTG CTGCTCGTGCCAACGCTTCCAGTGTTGCCATGATCCACTTCGAGCAGGCCATCGAGCGTGTCATTGGTGGTCTTGAGCGCAAGTCTCTCGTCCTCGACCCCGAAGAGAAGAGGACAGTTGCCTATCATGAAGCTGGTCACGCTGTTTGCGGCTGGTACTTCCGGTGGGCTGACCCTCTCCTCAAGGTGTCCATCATTCCCCGTGGCCAGGGCGCTCTCGGTTACGCCCAGTACCTCCCCGCCACCGACGCTTACCTCATGTCGACCAACCAGCTCATGGACCGCATGGCCATGACCCTCGGCGGTCGCGTCTCTGAGGAGCTTCACTTccccaccgtcaccaccggtGCTTCTGACGACTTCAAGAAGGTCACCCAcatggccaccaccatggtCACCCAATGGGGCATGTCCAAGAAGCTCGGACCGCTCCACTTCAACAACGACGAGAACCAGCTCAAGAAGCCGTTTGCCGAGTCGACCGCCCAGATGATTGACGCCGAGGTCCGGAGAATCGTGGACGAGGCGTACAAGCAGTGCAAGGACCTGCTgtcggcgaggaagaaggaggttgggattgtggccgaggagctgctgaagaaggaggtgcTGAGCAGAGATGACCTGGTCAGGCTGCTGGGACCGAGGGAGTggccggag
- a CDS encoding hypothetical protein (EggNog:ENOG503NWH1; COG:K), giving the protein MDHMHGGFQMPIQPPPLMNPPPQIFGGYAEHGMPMPQLPPDLMATQMFGDHGLLEDTNEAKRRRIARACDMCRKKKIKCDGKLPACTHCINYKTDCVFTQVEKKRNPPKGAKYIEGLENRLGRMEHLLRLSGLLGEDDNGATDLGTLEKKLAEKQQRSRQASQAASNPTSPSQATSGHDGNVSTPQSSLASPEPAKDSKDKRKSITPEKDGEGEEQEEVAELSEMMCSLVTNNIGETRYIGSSSGFSIFSPKGIQWVNEKMGDSSFQQMISDVSIDDHKWTAWKPDVFGDLFRRVIFRDLPPKNEALSLLKDYFENFNCMFPLFHQPTFMHLVERQYSSDPYTGSGWWASLNVALAIAHRLRVMSNLVPQEEDDKAWAYMKNAMACFSEIVMRCTDLLSVQALLGMAMFMQGTPNPQPSSLIIATAIRLAHTIGLHKKGTNFNLNPIEIEQRKRVFWIAYMLDKDLCLRSGRPPAQDDSDMNVELPDADPADGIGNIPLADGKGKMNLFRVMCELSIVESRVYNRLYSTEATKQSDGELLNTIGELDQELENWKDRIPIDFRPEHEIKASHTPLILHIVMLHFNYYNCLTTIHRMSIHHGYWTSRLSNYAIQGLNARPLNPRIFSSAALCTSAARASISLLKYIPQGDFSCVWMVLYFPVSALVTLFGNVLQNPLDPRARSDAKLMNVVVNFLSMLGVEAETGGVHRMLGVCSEFERIAKVVVEKAEKEHANRRKRKNTEQPAAKTTATGDSPSFNPNPAAAAPTPRPTTAGSATPQASHSMNNQHQPPNNNLSPPPNDHRSPPNTGFGPINGAANGQGTMSSSSSPGMAPTGWHGDFAAAPPNGGGGVPGGGGGDYGGYDMGGFDPMNSVTMGGTGGLTSPPLGGGFFQQPMLPQDLFSLPMTLDWDWAEMSGGAYPSVENGNFGGEVSGRM; this is encoded by the exons ATGGACCACATGCACGGGGGCTTTCAGATGCCCatacaaccaccaccgcttaTGAATCCACCGCCCCAGATCTTCGGCGGCTATGCTGAACATGGCATGCCTATGCCGCAACTACCACCTGACCTTATGGCTACGCAAATGTTTGGAGACCATGGGCTACTTGAAGACACAAACGAagcaaagaggaggaggatcgcAAGG GCATGCGATATGtgcaggaagaagaagatcaaaTGCGACGGAAAATTACCAGCATGCACACACTGCATCAACTACAAGACCGACTGCGTCTTCACAcaggtggagaagaagaggaatCCGCCCAAGGG GGCCAAATACATCGAAGGTCTCGAGAACAGATTAGGTCGTATGGAACACCTGTTGAGGCTGTCAG GTCTGCTTGGGGAAGATGACAATGGCGCTACCGATCTGGGgacgttggagaagaagcttgcggagaagcagcagcggtCGAGACAGGCTTCTCAGGCTGCGTCGAATCCAACGTCGCCATCACAGGCCACGTCGGGGCATGATGGCAATGTCTCCACTCCTCAGAGCTCCTTGGCTTCGCCGGAGCCAGCAAAGGATAGTAAGGATAAGAGGAAGTCTATCACGCCAGAaaaggatggagagggagaggagcaggaggaggttgctgagctGAGTGAGATGATGTGCTCGCTAGTCACCAATAACATTGGTGAGACGAGATATATTG GCTCCTCGTCCGgtttctccatcttctcaccCAAGGGTATCCAGTGGGTGAATGAGAAGATGGGCGATTCTTCGTTCCAGCAGATGATCTCTGATGTCTCGATCGACGATCACAAGTGGACTGCATGGAAGCCTGATGTGTTTGGTGACCTCTTCCGCCGAGTCATCTTCCGTGACCTGCCACCAAAGAACGAGGCCCTTTCGCTGCTCAAGGACTATTTCGAGAACTTCAACTGCATGTTCCCGCTCTTCCACCAACCGACGTTTATGCATCTGGTAGAGCGACAATATTCCAGCGACCCATACACTGGATCTGGATGGTGGGCGAGTTTGAACGTGGCTCTGGCTATCGCTCATCGGCTACGGGTGATGAGCAACCTTGTACcacaggaagaggacgacaaGGCTTGGGCATACATGAAGAACGCCATGGCTTGCTTTTCGGAGATTGTGATGCGCTGCACGGATCTGCTTAGTGTGCAGGCTCTGCTGGGTATGGCTATGTTTATGCAAGGCACTCCTAACCCGCAGCCATCGTCACTTATCATTGCGACTGCCATCCGACTGGCGCACACCATCGGCCTTCACAAGAAGGGCACCAACTTCAATTTGAACCCGATCGAAATCGAGCAGCGCAAGAGAGTGTTTTGGATTGCCTACATGCTGGACAAGGATCTTTGCCTCCGATCAGGAAGACCACCGGCACAGGATGATAGCGACATGAACGTCGAGCTGCCTGACGCTGACCCGGCGGATGGCATCGGAAACATTCCGCTGGCGGACggaaaggggaagatgaACCTGTTTAGGGTTATGTGCGAGCTATCCATTGTTGAGAGCAGGGTTTACAACAGGTTGTACTCGACAGAGGCGACAAAGCAGTCTGATGGCGAGCTCTTGAACACCATTGGCGAACTCGACCAGGAGCTTGAGAACTGGAAGGACAGGATTCCCATCGACTTCCGACCGGAACACGAAATCAAGGCATCGCACACGCCGCTGATACTGCACATCGTCATGCTGCACTTTAACTATTACAACTGCTTGACGACAATTCACCGGATGTCGATTCATCATGGGTATTGGACCAGCAGGTTGTCCAACTATGCTATTCAGGGGCTTAATGCTAGGCCATTGAACCCTCGCATTTTCTCATCGGCGGCGTTGTGCACTTCGGCTGCTAGGGCGTCGATTTCTCTGCTCAAGTACATCCCTCAGGGGGATTTCTCTTGTGTTTG GATGGTCCTATACTTCCCAGTATCAGCCCTCGTTACCCTCTTCGGCAACGTGTTGCAAAATCCACTGGACCCAAGAGCCCGGTCAGACGCAAAGCTTATGAACGTGGTGGTCAACTTCTTGTCTATGCTCGGCGTAGAAGCCGAGACAGGTGGTGTCCACCGCATGCTGGGAGTTTGTTCAGAGTTTGAGCGGATTGcaaaggtggtggtggaaaaggcggagaaggaacACGCCAACaggcggaagaggaagaataCCGAGCAACCAGCTGCCAAGACAACTGCTACTGGAGACTCCCcatccttcaaccccaacccagcagccgccgcccCTACACCCcggccaacaacagccggcTCTGCCACACCACAAGCATCCCATTCCATGAACAACCAGCATCAGCCCCCGAACAACAACCtttccccaccaccaaacgaCCAccgctcaccaccaaacactGGATTCGGCCCGATAAACGGCGCCGCCAACGGCCAAGGGACAATGAGCTCGAGTTCGTCGCCTGGTATGGCGCCAACGGGGTGGCATGGGGATTTTGCAGCTGCGCCTCCGaatggtggaggcggtgttccgggtggtggtggtggtgattacGGGGGGTATGATATGGGAGGATTTGATCCGATGAATTCAGTTACGATGGGAGGGACAGGGGGACTGACGAGCCCGCcgctggggggagggttctTTCAGCAGCCTATGTTGCCGCAGGACTTGTTTAGCTTGCCGATGACGTTGGATTGGGATTGGGCCGAGATGAGCGGGGGGGCGTATCCTAGTGTGGAGAATGGgaattttgggggggaggtgtctGGGAGGATGTAG
- the MRPL35 gene encoding mitochondrial 54S ribosomal protein YmL35 (EggNog:ENOG503NXRG; BUSCO:EOG09262U7S; COG:S) codes for MSGTQQVARPLVRSLRQATSTTATCQSRPIVAAIRQFSSTPSRSDEPTTTTPAGSDAQKLAADAAVLVQKKASEITAIKQGSEEELAKLLSPELGSRRRRAAIATTGDIPFEQLPYQCFQEARKVLAKDREEKIAKIKAELARIKRIEQTDASTYRGGEVFKQKRLESLRKHVEELKIQADINDPMVKRRFEDGHGDMNKPIYRYLAENKWRSMDYKIITQRIHQFNIVPDILPKFDPTMDVKMTFRGYKAPPGTILDSLITESPPNLRMQVFNSGERLLSVVVMDSDVPNPETDSYGRRLHFMVTNIPWSPTSTSLNLHRLNSKASSESPQGGLPEDGTLAIPWLPPTAQKGSPYHRLSVFVLEHNNNQPLDLAKLKEMYGGREGFSLKSFRDKFDLNPVGFTLFRSVWDEHTAEVMARHGIPGADVEFKQPRVHSLKPPRKARGWEAKRQKPKYKSLWKYSKRIKGLKY; via the exons ATGTCGGGGACTCAGCAGGTTGCCCGGCCCCTTGTGCGGTCTCTCAGGCAAGCTACCAGCACCACGGCAACATGTCAGTCCAGGCCAATCGTCGCCGCTATTCGCCAATTTTCGTCGACCCCCAGTCGCAGCGATGAGCCCACGACGACAACCCCCGCAGGATCGGATGCGCAGAAGCTCGCCGCTGATGCTGCCGTTCTTGTTCAGAAGAAGGCCTCAGAGATCACAGCAATCAAGCAGGGatcagaggaggagctggccaagcTGCTGTCACCAGAACTTGGTTCTAGGAGAAGGAGAGCTGCTATTGCTACCACAGGCGACATTCCTTTCGAGCAGCTGCCATACCAGTGCTTCCAGGAGGCCCGCAAGGTTTTGGCCAAGGAcagagaggagaagatcgccaagatcaaggcagAGCTGGCGAGAATCAAGCGGATAGAGCAGACAGACGCCAGCACTTACAGAGGAGGCGAGGTGTTTAAGCAGAAGCGGTTGGAGAGTTTGAGGAAAcatgtcgaggagctcaagattCAGGCCGATATCAACGACCCGATGGTCAAGAGGCGGTTCGAGGACGGGCACG GTGACATGAACAAGCCCATCTACCGCTACCTTGCCGAAAACAAGTGGCGCTCCATGGACTACAAGATCATCACCCAGCGTATCCACCAGTTCAACATCGTCCccgacatcctccccaagtTCGACCCAACCATGGACGTCAAGATGACCTTCCGCGGCTACAAAGCACCCCCCGGAACCATCCTCGACTCGCTCATCACCGAAagcccccccaacctccgcaTGCAAGTCTTCAACTCTGGCGAGCGTCTCCTCTCCGTCGTGGTAATGGACTCGGACGTTCCCAACCCGGAGACGGACTCGTACGGCCGCCGGCTGCACTTCATGGTCACCAACATTCCCTGGTCTCCCACTTCGActtccctcaacctccaccgtctcaaCTCCAAAGCCAGCTCTGAATCCCCCCAGGGCGGCCTCCCCGAAGACggcaccctcgccatccctTGGCTGCCCCCCACTGCCCAAAAGGGCTCGCCTTATCACCGCCTGAGCGTGTTTGTTCTTgagcacaacaacaaccagcctcttgatcttgccaagctcaaggagatgtACGGTGGGAGAGAAGGGTTCTCGCTCAAGTCGTTTAGGGATAAGTTTGATCTTAATCCGGTCGGGTTCACGCTTTTCAGGAGCGTGTGGGATGAGCATACGGCTGAGGTGATGGCTAGGCATGGTATTCCGGGGGCGGATGTTGAGTTTAAGCAGCCGCGGGTGCACTCGCTGAAGCCGCCTAGGAAggcgaggggttgggaggcgAAGAGGCAGAAGCCCAAGTACAAGAGCTTGTGGAAGTACTCCAAGAGGATTAAGGGGCTCAAGTATTAG
- the yml6 gene encoding 54S ribosomal protein yml6, mitochondrial (EggNog:ENOG503NXR2; BUSCO:EOG09264NNY; COG:J): protein MAGKGMRCLSEAMRGLSLGAQTCRTVSVRTAPLISRRSMATEAPVSKITRSVAEKWTPITTVPVTVHSFPDLAPRSLETYSAKHLYLPLRRDILHLAVVYEGDNTRQGTAQAKTRWEVAGSHRKVRPQKGSGRARVGNKQSPLQRGGGKSHGPRNRDFGTKLNRKVYDLAWRTALSYRYRRGELIVTEDGLDLPLPEDFLQQAQDGLLTRELEDAFIEKYVGEMLGAMQWGKAHGRTTFITGEERMNLFTAMGVAGENGRALELEDVDVKDLLETGRIVVERSVLKEMIKRHRSDLVTSIFLPGQKNTKETTMGTVVYPSSKVSYA from the exons ATGGCCGGCAAGGGGATGAGGTGCCTCAGCGAGGCGATGAGGGGCTTGAGCCTCGGTGCGCAAACATGCAGAACAGTCTCA GTCCGCACAGCTCCGTTAATATCAAGGCGGTCCATGGCCACCGAGGCGCCCGTTTCCAAAATCACACGATCAGTAGCTGAGAAATGGACTCCCA TCACCACTGTCCCTGTTACCGTCCACTCCTTCCCCGACCTTGCCCCCCGCTCCCTCGAAACATACTCAGCCAAGCACCtctacctccccctccgccgcgACATTCTTCACCTTGCGGTCGTCTACGAAGGTGACAACACACGACAGGGTACGGCCCAAGCCAAGACTCGCTGGGAGGTCGCCGGCTCCCACAGAAAGGTTCGCCCACAAAAGGGCTCAGGCAGAGCTCGTGTTGGCAACAAGCAGTCACCGCTACAgcgcggtggtggtaaaTCCCACGGTCCCCGAAACCGCGATTTCGGCACCAAGCTCAACCGCAAGGTTTACGATCTGGCCTGGCGCACAGCTCTTTCTTACCGATATCGCCGTGGCGAGCTCATCGTTACCGAGGACGGGCTcgatctccctctccctgaGGACTTCCTCCAGCAAGCCCAGGACGGCCTCTTGACCCGTGAGCTTGAGGATGCATTTATTGAAAAGTACGTTGGCGAGATGCTCGGAGCGATGCAGTGGGGCAAGGCTCATGGCAGGACGACATTCATCACGGGGGAGGAGCGGATGAACCTGTTCACCGCGATGGGGGTGGCGGGTGAGAACGGCAGGGCtttggagctggaggatgtggatgtcAAGGATTTGCTTGAGACGGGCAGGATTGTCGTGGAAAGGTCGGTCCTGAAGGAGATGATCAAGCGGCATAGGAGTGATCTGGTGACGAGCATTTTCCTGCCTGGCCAGAAGAACACCAAGGAGACAACAATGGGCACTGTTGTTTACCCGTCTAGCAAGGTTTCATATGCCTAG